In one window of Miscanthus floridulus cultivar M001 chromosome 12, ASM1932011v1, whole genome shotgun sequence DNA:
- the LOC136496877 gene encoding uncharacterized protein translates to MGSTAAASVLPVSAGSGENLVLILDYGSQYTHLITRRVRQLGVLSLCVSGTAPLASLEGLRPRAVILSGGPHSVHAAGAPAFPEGFLDFAAAAGAHVLGVCYGMQLLVRSLGGAVVPGERQEYGKMDVEVTAASSALYGEAETGKRQTVWMSHGDEVVRLPEGFEVVARSVQGAVAAIEYREKRFYGLQYHPEVTHSAQGMETLHRFLFDVCGIKADWKMQDVLDEEIKTIQSTVGPDEHVICALSGGVDSTVAATLVHKAIGDRLHCVFVDNGLLRYKERERVITTFESDLHLPVTCVDASEQFLSKLKGVEDPEQKRKIIGREFIAVFDEFAHKLEQKIGKRPEFLVQGTLYPDVIESCPPPGSGRTHSHTIKSHHNVGGLPKDMKLKLIEPLKLLFKDEVRKLGSILNVPDSFLKRHPFPGPGLAVRVLGDVTQGNALEVLRQVDEIFVQAIKDAGLYDKIWQAFAVFLPVQTVGVQGDQRTHSNAVVLRAITSEDGMTADWYYFDHAFLVDVVNKICNNVRGINRVCQDITSKPPATVEWE, encoded by the exons ATGGGctccactgccgccgcctccgtgCTCCCGGTGTCCGCCGGCTCCGGCGAGaacctcgtcctcatcctcgacTACGGCTCGCAGTACACCCACCTCATCACCCGCCGCGTGCGCCAGCTCGGCGTCCTCTCCCTCTGCGTGTCCGGCACGGCGCCGCTCGCCTCCCTGGAGGGCCTCCGACCGCGCGCCGTCATCCTCTCCGGCGGGCCCCACTCCGTCCACGCCGCCGGGGCGCCTGCTTTTCCTGAGGGGTTCCTGGACTTCGCGGCCGCCGCGGGCGCGCACGTGCTCGGCGTCTGCTACGGGATGCAGCTCCTCGTGCGGTCCCTCGGCGGCGCCGTCGTCCCCGGGGAGCGCCAGGAGTACGGGAAGATGGACGTTGAGGTGACAGCGGCCTCCTCCGCGCTATACGGGGAGGCGGAGACGGGGAAGCGCCAGACGGTGTGGATGAGCCATGGCGACGAGGTGGTCAGGCTGCCCGAAGGCTTCGAGGTGGTTGCGCGCAGCGTGCAGGGCGCTGTCGCCGCCATCGAGTACCGGGAGAAGCGCTTTTATGGGCTCCAATACCACCCAGAG GTTACACATTCAGCCCAAGGAATGGAAACACTGCACCGCTTTCTCTTTGACGTTTGTGGGATCAAAGCTGATTGGAAGATGCAAGATGTGCTCGATGAAGAAATCAAGACCATCCAAAGCACGGTTGGTCCTGACGAGCATGTTATCTGTGCATTGTCAGGTGGAGTTGATTCAACGGTTGCTGCCACCCTCGTTCACAAGGCAATAGGAGATAGGCTTCATTGTGTTTTTGTTGACAATGGTCTATTGAG GTACAAGGAGAGAGAACGAGTAATCACAACCTTTGAAAGCGATTTGCACTTGCCAGTTACATGCGTTGATGCATCAGAGCAATTCCTCAGCAAGTTAAAGGGTGTCGAGGACCCAGAGCAGAAAAGAAAGATTATTGGCAGGGAATTCATAGCTGTCTTTGATGAATTTGCTCACAAGCTGGAGCAGAAGATAGGGAAAAGGCCTGAATTTTTAGTTCAAGGGACTTTGTACCCTGATGTAATTGAATCATGCCCACCTCCTGGGAGTGGAAGGACACATTCCCACACCATCAAAAGCCATCACAATGTCGGTGGCCTTCCAAAAGATATGAAGTTAAAACTCATCGAACCACTCAAGCTCCTATTCAAGGATGAG GTGCGGAAATTGGGGAGTATTTTGAATGTCCCAGATTCATTTTTGAAGCGGCACCCATTTCCTGGGCCTGGTCTTGCTGTACGTGTCCTAGGTGATGTTACACAAGGCAATGCTTTGGAGGTTCTTCGTCAG GTGGATGAGATATTTGTTCAAGCTATTAAAGACGCAGGCCTTTATGATAAAATTTGGCAAGCTTTTGCTGTGTTCTTGCCAGTACAGACAGTTGGGGTTCAGGGTGACCAGCGAACCCACTCCAATGCTGTTGTTTTAAGGGCAATCACCAGTGAGGATGGCATGACTGCAGATTG GTACTATTTTGACCATGCATTCCTGGTAGATGTGGTAAACAAGATCTGCAACAATGTGCGGGGCATAAACCGTGTTTGCCAGGACATCACATCTAAGCCGCCTGCAACGGTGGAGTGGGAGTAG
- the LOC136497955 gene encoding RNA demethylase ALKBH9B-like: MASAAAARGGMSMSMSNPAAAEAEGMQRVRRKKDFRHMERVDGRMVNVLQGLELHTGVFSPSEQQRIVDYVHDLQDKGRRGLLGGSKRTYSEPRKWMRGKGRATIQFGCCYNYATDRDGNPPGIIRGEEADPLPAPLKSMVRRLVSWRVLPQDCVPDSCIVNVYDVGDCIPPHVDHHDFARPFCTVSFLAECAILFGRDLRAVGPGEFAGPASISLPPGSVLVLAGNGADVAKHCVPAVHAKRISITFRKMDASKLPFGFRPDPDLQNLKPLPLLSPVPVPVHVRPVVPSNDDSPSSTSSSRPHQQQLQQSASSIVRQGIATRAQAGPAAAAAAAAPMRQNGGAFSLSSDDFPALGASKPAKAPAPAAASRGSRGRR; the protein is encoded by the coding sequence ATGGCCTCCGCCGCCGCAGCTCGTGGTggcatgtccatgtccatgtccaatccAGCAGCAGCCGAGGCGGAGGGGATGCAGAGGGTGCGGCGGAAGAAGGACTTCAGGCACATGGAGCGCGTGGACGGGCGCATGGTGAACGTCCTCCAGGGCCTGGAGCTGCACACGGGCGTCTTCTCCCCCTCCGAGCAGCAGCGCATCGTCGACTACGTGCATGACCTGCAGGACAAAGGCCGCCGCGGCCTCCTCGGAGGTAGTAAGCGCACGTACTCGGAGCCCCGCAAGTGGATGCGCGGCAAGGGCCGCGCCACCATCCAgttcggctgctgctacaactacGCCACGGACCGCGACGGCAACCCGCCGGGGATCATCCGCGGCGAGGAGGCGGACCCGCTGCCGGCGCCGCTCAAGTCCATGGTCCGTCGCCTCGTGTCGTGGCGCGTCCTCCCGCAGGACTGCGTGCCCGACAGCTGCATCGTCAACGTCTACGACGTGGGCGACTGCATCCCGCCGCACGTGGACCACCACGACTTCGCCCGCCCCTTCTGCACCGTCTCCTTCCTCGCCGAGTGCGCCATCCTCTTCGGCAGGGACCTCAGGGCGGTCGGccccggcgagttcgccggcccGGCCTCCATCTCGCTGCCCCCGGGCTCCGTCCTCGTGCTCGCCGGAAACGGCGCCGACGTCGCCAAGCACTGCGTCCCCGCCGTCCACGCCAAGAGGATCTCCATCACGTTCCGCAAGATGGACGCCTCCAAGCTCCCGTTCGGCTTCAGGCCCGACCCGGACCTGCAGAACCTAAAGCCCCTGCCTCTTCTTTCTCCTGTTCCTGTTCCTGTCCATGTCCGGCCGGTGGTGCCCAGCAACGACGACAGCccatcgtcgacgagcagcagcagGCCCCACCAACAGCAGCTGCAGCAGTCGGCTAGTTCCATTGTGAGACAGGGGATTGCTACAAGAGCGCAAGCAGgccccgctgctgctgctgctgctgctgctccgatGAGACAGAACGGCGGCGCGTTCAGCCTGTCCTCCGATGACTTCCCGGCCCTCGGTGCTTCGAAGCCGGCAaaggcaccggcaccggcagcgGCTAGCAGGGGAAGCAGAGGAAGGCGATAG